A stretch of Physeter macrocephalus isolate SW-GA chromosome 1, ASM283717v5, whole genome shotgun sequence DNA encodes these proteins:
- the TMEM108 gene encoding transmembrane protein 108 encodes MKRSLQALYCQLLSFLLTLALTEALVFAAQEPSPRESLQVFPSGTTPDTMVTAPLSSTRHSSVVAAPASMVALTPHPDGPSSQAAASMATTTPHPSGHPPKNAISTIMAAATTPHSEGPLSTGPLPAAMATTSSHSEGRPPGQAVPTILLTKPRDATSRPLTAPSRATPRRPPRPPGSSRKGASSSPRPVLPAPSSHSRRKEGQRGRNQSSTHLGQKRPLGKIFQIYKGNFTGSVEPDPSTVTPRNPLWGYSSSPQPQTVAATSAPSRTSWVRPNTPLVSAEDKPGLNRADQGGGPTFTSQGGEPATTAASGTPASPHPAPVPSQHPRGDPHDGPSHSDSWLTVTSGTSRPPSASSGVFTATMGPIQAAFDASVSAPSKGLPQGTSSAPQAPTRPPGVSESTVSLAKEEAAATPTPTMTGRVPSPLSTVVSTATGNFLNRLVPAGTWKPGTAGNISHVAEGDKPQHRATICLSKMDIAWVILAISVPISSCSVLLTVCCLRKKKKPANPENSLSYWNNAITMDYFSKHAVELPREIQSLETSEDQLSEPRSPANGDYRDTGMVLVNPFCQETLFVGNDQVSEI; translated from the exons GCTTCCTCCTGACCTTGGCACTGACTGAAGCACTGGTATTTGCTGCCCAGGAACCATCTCCCAGGGAATCTCTTCAAGTCTTCCCCTCAGGCACCACCCCAGACACCATGGTGACAGCACCCCTCAGTTCTACCAGGCACTCCTCCGTGGTGGCTGCCCCCGCTTCCATGGTGGCACTGACCCCTCATCCCGACGGACCCTCCTCACAGGCTGCAGCTTCCATGGCAACGACAACACCCCATCCAAGCGGACACCCTCCTAAAAACGCCATCTCCACCATCATGGCGGCGGCAACCACCCCCCATTCAGAAGGCCCCCTGTCCACAGGGCCACTTCCTGCTGCCATGGCAACCACGTCCTCCCATTCAGAGGGCCGCCCCCCGGGCCAGGCTGTGCCCACCATCCTGCTGACAAAGCCAAGGGATGCTACCAGCCGTCCCCTCACGGCCCCCTCCCGGGCTACCCCACGCAGGCCCCCCAGGCCCCCTGGCTCCTCCCGAAAGGGAGCCAGCAGTTCACCACGCCCTGTCCTGCCTGCACCCAGCAGTCActccagaaggaaggaaggccagCGGGGACGAAATCAGAGCTCCACACATCTGGGGCAGAAGCGGCCCCTGGGGAAGATCTTTCAGATTTACAAAGGCAACTTCACAGGGTCTGTGGAGCCTGACCCCTCCACCGTCACCCCCAGGAACCCACTCTGGGGTTATTCCTCGTCTCCACAGCCCCAGACAGTGGCCGCAACCTCGGCGCCCAGCAGGACCTCGTGGGTACGACCCAACACTCCCCTGGTGTCTGCAGAGGACAAGCCCGGCCTTAACAGAGCAGACCAGGGGGGTGGTCCCACCTTCACCAGCCAAGGAGGGGAGCCGGCCACCACAGCAGCCTCAGGCACCCCCGCCAGTCCACATCCTGCCCCAGTGCCTTCTCAGCACCCCCGCGGTGACCCACACGATGGCCCCAGCCACAGTGACTCCTGGCTTACTGTCACCTCTGGCACCAGCAGACCTCCATCTGCCAGCTCTGGGGTCTTCACGGCCACCATGGGGCCCATTCAGGCTGCCTTCGATGCCAGTGTCTCAGCCCCTTCCAAGGGGCTTCCTCAGGGAACATCCTCAGCCCCGCAGGCCCCAACCCGCCCCCCCGGGGTTTCAGAAAGCACTGTTTCCCTAGCCAAGGAGGAAGCTGCGGCCACCCCTACGCCCACCATGACTGGCAGGGTGCCCAGTCCTCTCTCCACAGTGGTGTCCACAGCCacaggaaacttcctcaaccgTCTGGTCCCCGCTGGGACCTGGAAGCCTGGAACAGCAGGGAACATCTCCCATGTGGCCGAAGGGGACAAACCCCAGCACAGAGCCACCATCTGCCTGAGCAAGATGGACATCGCCTGGGTGATCCTGGCCATCAGCGTGCCCATCTCCTCCTGCT CCGTCTTGCTGACCGTGTGCTGCCTGCGGAAGAAGAAGAAGCCGGCCAACCCCGAGAACAGCCTGAGCTACTGGAACAACGCCATCACCATGGACTACTTCAGCAAGCACGCCGTGGAGCTTCCCAGGGAGATCCAGTCCCTTGAAACCTCTGAG